One Mycobacterium marseillense DNA window includes the following coding sequences:
- a CDS encoding RNA polymerase-binding protein RbpA: protein MADRVLRGSRLGAVSYETDRNHDLAPRQLAKYRTENGEEFEVPFADDAEIPGTWLCRNGLEGTLIEGDLPEPKKVKPPRTHWDMLLERRSVEELEELLKERLEIIKTRRRG from the coding sequence ATGGCTGATCGCGTATTGAGGGGCAGTCGCCTCGGAGCCGTGAGCTACGAGACCGACCGCAACCATGACCTGGCACCGCGCCAGCTCGCGAAGTACCGCACCGAGAATGGCGAGGAGTTCGAGGTTCCCTTCGCCGACGACGCCGAAATCCCCGGCACCTGGCTGTGTCGCAACGGTCTGGAAGGCACCCTGATCGAGGGTGATCTGCCCGAGCCGAAGAAGGTCAAGCCGCCGCGCACGCACTGGGACATGCTGCTGGAGCGCCGCTCGGTCGAAGAACTCGAAGAGCTGCTCAAGGAGCGCCTCGAGATCATCAAGACCCGTCGGCGGGGCTGA